CATCCGTTGGCCGCCTTTCCTAGTCCGGATTGCCCAGCCTTCATTGACAACTTGGTAGGACGCCCAATCCGGATTCTTCTCCTTGTGACTGTGAGGCTAGGCCAGGGCCATGagtagggttgggtaccggtacaaaaccggtttttctcattggaccggtccaaataagccggacctgaaaaaattcggtggaccggatgttggaccgattggaaaatgaactgattatatgatcaggcattcacacctTGCCTCCTGAGGGTCTGAGAAGTCGAAGCATAGAACTGATATGCTAGTTTTCTGACCGATAGCTGGCGGAGACAAAATCAGCAGAGCACAGTGATAACACCCTGCAATTTctcaaaaacacttttattagTAAAAGATTCACGGACCTGACGGTCTGAAGTACACTTTGCAGAATAGCACAGACAGCTGACCAGTCTTGTCGGCAGTTGTTGAAAAATGTGGACAAAACACTCCACATCATACTTGCCTTCATCGCCCTTCGTAATTACTGCAGCCATTGGGATCTTTTAATTCGATGGCTCTTAATCTATAATTCCCCAACCCACCTATCTCACATGAAAAGTATGCACAGACGATTGATGGCCCAGTTCTTTTCGCTTCTGCCAAAGATTTCTGATGCAATGACGGTTAGAGTATATCATGTAGGTGGATACctgataacccccatgcagagcctcttTCATTAAGTACAACATGGTTAATACATAATCATTATGATTCTAAGGAATGTACTATTTGAGGACTTACAGAGCAACAAACGTGGGTAAAACCagcataattcattttcaagtagccttatatcccccatacagagccccaataattacttgcaattagttgaagcatttttgacaattaaGCGTGATCCTACGCAGGAACACCAAAAAGTTGCCGTCCATTACCCCATAGTGAGCAGCTATTACCTGTTTTAACGTAGTCAAAAAGctggaaaatccccataaagaccccccgctcacggctcgtggtatacatggcccaattagacgacgcttgattttcaataagtagatattcctctctccagtaaaggtaaaaccattcatttaaattgctgggtgtcggagaacaagccccttaaagatcacagaaattcagagagttgaaaatcgtgttttcattggttccggtaaccccctgtaacaccctcttaatttcaatacttcatcttcaaatttttgtcagtaaaacttAAGAGCACATGAAATATGGGAATATAAAACGTTTTGTGATATATtaatcagaagtatcagaatagccatcgcaatttcagtaattttcagtcatcaattgtttgattttggagggtctcagagggggcccccagaacgccataacgaaaaatagctggagggttttaatcacatggctgttcatagttccccatacctatcgcacataaaaagtttgagttgatttggccgacccccatcttccgacctctgcctggttttgcctggttttctcctgcaatgactcttaaaaagcaaagcaaaaacgtacaataagggtcttcattcattcattaaagtgATGCTTGTCtcttttcatgttttttcttTCCTTATAAGTGATACCCTACATAAAGATATAATCCTACATACATGCTCTAATAGTAAACCGTTTCCCGTTTGCTGCGCACCATGCGGAATAAAGATAAAATGCAGTTATAAAGTTGATGAACTTTTCCACCCCATAGAATCGAGTGGAACAGTCTAGCGATCCCATCAAACACCGCGCAACACTTTCTAGCTCGGCGAAAAAAATACACACTAAATTTTGGCATTTCTGGACGTTATTTCCTCCTTTCAGGATTGTTTACCGACGGGAAACGATGCCCCTAGGCGTGCGGCCGTGCTGTTCGACATGTAAGACCACGGACTCGCCGATGTGGCGGCGAAACGAGTTCGGAGACGTGCTCTGTAACTCGTGCTCCTTGAAACAGCTTCAGCTTAGTGTAGCGCCACCCGCGCAAGAAAACGGCGATTCCAACAACACGACGCAACCTCTACAGCACCAGAACGGGAACAAGGCGGAGAAGATACAGCTCAGGAAGTCCATGCGTGTCCGCTCGGCTAAGACTAAGGCGCTACAGCAGACCGGGAAGGGTACGGTGACCAAGGGCAAGAGCAGGAGGATCATCTTCAAGAAAAACGTgagtcgcccccctccccacctcacCCAGTTACTTAGTACTCGGGCGGTTCCAAAAAATGTGAGGAGGTGGCGTTGATGACAGCACAGTCAGGTTCTGAGTCCTGCATTCCCAGTTCTAAATTCTTTGACCccctcagggctcgaaattcattttttttattaggtGCTGCACTGTGCACCCAAgctaaaaaattgggtgcaccaaaaactatttgggtgcacaacatGAATATAAAGTAGAATGTCGTTGTGGTACGAACACAGGTTTGGGACGTCAAAAATAAGCCCTTGCACAGAGATCAGAaatgcatgtgcggcgacagcaATTCTAGGTAATTGTGTCAAAGGTAAATGGCAGAGACAAGGACTGTTCTCTTTTTCGAGGAGCTtacatttgacatattacctagaattcctgttgccgcaCCTCATGTGTTCTCATCTCTGTGAAAGGACTTATTTCGCTGAACCCAAATTCCAACATCATATTTGAAAACAAGTAATCTTACAgacattttatcttttttttaacacttagatgtcaagaataagGTTTATAGTTATACTGgtattctttgatatcttaacagttaacatacataaacctacaaaaatatttgggtgcactggtgcccccacagaaaaaaaattggatgcacagctccatttttgtgtgcaccaaggtgcacatgcacccagtatttcgaaccctgcccCCTTGAAGTCAAGTCCCTGTCCTAAATGCTGCTTAAAAGtctacagcaaacttaaaactctTCAAAAACCTCCTTTACTCTTCTGCAGGGAGGTTAGATtcctgtgaaaataaatgaatttacagtaacactcaatgtattttttttccacagCCACTGAAGGCCCCAGCAGCAGTGTCCACTATAGTCACCAGCGAATGCTTCTTCTATAAGGTAAGGTACAGAGAAAAATAGACCAattctgactgtccatcacaattatcaGTTCCACCAATGATAGCACATGGCAATTAGCcattcaaccaatgagagcCTGGCTCAATGTCAGCCAAATATTTGCCGTCTGCCTTTACGatttgatatggagcaaattactAGTACAGACATCATCGCTGCTTCCTTCATGTCTCCACTATATATATACTTTCTATGTTTtgcaaaagatgcaccacaacatttgtattggttgatggctcaGAAGAAATTATAGCCACGGATTCCAACCCCAGAAAATGCCTGTTACCTGAGCAGACAAGAGTTCAAATAGTAGCCAGAAAGGTAGTAATTCAGTTCCCAGATTTATTGTTTGTCTGGTAAagccagctacccaggccctctgacaGATCACATTAGATTGCTAAGTACTGACACTGTAGggtattttttgtttcttattttttgttatTCATTTCACCAACAAAATCGTCTTGAATATGCCCAGGAGGTGAAACCCAGACACAAgctaatgttgttgtttaccatcCTGTTTAGTCTACTTTATTG
Above is a genomic segment from Branchiostoma floridae strain S238N-H82 chromosome 16, Bfl_VNyyK, whole genome shotgun sequence containing:
- the LOC118403522 gene encoding GATA zinc finger domain-containing protein 1-like; this encodes MPLGVRPCCSTCKTTDSPMWRRNEFGDVLCNSCSLKQLQLSVAPPAQENGDSNNTTQPLQHQNGNKAEKIQLRKSMRVRSAKTKALQQTGKGTVTKGKSRRIIFKKNPLKAPAAVSTIVTSECFFYKGIYYQMGDIVSLMDHDGGIYYAQIKGFMQDQYCEKSVVITWLLPTQASPRDHFDPATYILGPEEELPRLMDCVEFVCHAPSEYFKTKKSPHPTIPSRPETNYVSACVAPKQPPSTAEIFGGES